tcTGTAGCTCGCGAGCGGCTTGGTAAAAAGCTTGACTCGAGCTCGGTAAaatcaagctcgagctcgagctcgagctactcgttaaacgagtcgagttcgagctcctAAAATAACTACTCGAGTGCTCGACGAGCCTAATCGAGTTTtcgtataatatatatattatatatattttaagtaTGGAATGACTATTATAGGTTtgtgttttaataaatttacatgaAATAATGTTTAGTTAAAAAAAAGTGATGGATGGCAAAATGGTAATGTGATAaatctaaaatgtaaaaattaaaaacaagaaaaaaaatcactCTCGTTTACCTTATTGTCTGAACCCTAAACAAGAATGCACTCTCACAATCTCACTGGCAAAGTTCAAAGCTTTAGTACTTCATCGCAGCTCATAGGTGAGCAAAAACCAACATCGCCGTCGTGCTTTGCTTCTCCTTCTGGTTTCAACTTCACAAATCACAACATGGTCCCGCTGAGCCACTGATTTTCTTCTCTGCACTTGTAGCATGACTAGCGGCGAAATGTCACTCGATTGTAAAGCACCTTGCAGCCGGCAGTTAATGCAGCTCATTTGAGGTAATAAACGACTGACCTTGGTATTTGGGTGTGAATTTTTGAGTCTAAGTTCCCATTTTGCTTCAGAATATGAAAACCTAATTTTGGGTCTTTGGTAAAAATTGTGGGTTTTGTTGACAGTGAATAGAAGCTATTAAATAAGCAATTTGCGGCTTAAATTCAAGGTGGAATCAAAAGGGAGTAAAAGCTATTGtaaatttttggagaaaaaatgCAAAGTGACACTGGCCCTTCTACTGGTGGTTCAAGATTAGCTGTTGTACCTCAGGGACTAGGTAACCTACTGATTCATTCTGCACTTTGTCTCAGTTCTTTCTACACGAGTCTCAGGGACTAAGAGTAAAAAgaagagataggaaagaagcTTTCTTGAAACTGATTTAATTTCCCCCGTGGATATAATCTTTGTTTTCCATTGTCAAGCATTATATAGTGTGCTTTACTTTACTAGTGATAGTGGATTGTGCACTACTAGCAGAGGGACCACACTTCACCTAAAAGCATTTTGCTATATCCCGTATGAATTCCTGAAAGCATTTTGCTGTCCTTGGCATTTTGCTTTACTTTACTAGTGATAGTGGATTGTGCACTACTAGCAGAGGGACCACACTTCACCTAAAAGCATTTTGCTATATCCCGTATGAATTGCCGAAAGCATTTTGCTGTTCTTGGCATTGAATTAGTAGCCCCCAACAAAAGATTTGTGCAAAAGACTAAGTTGACTGCTTAGATTTTGGCTCACTGTTTGGTTTTGAATGGACCTTGCCCCTATGCAATTGGCTAAACCGACATGTAATGTAATTTGGCATGTTCTTGGTTGATGAAAAACCAACATGTAATCCTTGTAGTTTAAGACTTAATGATTACTGTGAGATTAATGTACTAATAGTTTAAGACTTAATCAAgtttatggttttttttttggcaaattgaAGGTGGATGTAGTCCACCTGAGATTTCTTCTATTCCTCAGCTATCAAATGTTGGTTCATCCTCTCCAATATTGgtcgatagtcctgtttttgtTAGCAACAACACAACTCCAAATCTAGAAATACATGTGACTGATCAAGGAACTGAAAAAACTCCAGTTGAGAATGAAGGAACACAAGTGAATGCTATGGAGAAAAATGTAACAGAAGGAGAGCAAGATAAAGGTGATGATGAATTTCATATTCCAAAAAGAAGTAAAACATCACAAGTTTGGGATgactttgaagaaattgaagaaaatggcACTTTCTATGCCACGTGCGTCCATTGTAGGAAAAAACTTTCAAGGGGCAAATCTAAGCAAACTTCAAGCATGTTAAGGCATAGGATTTCGTGTTCAGCTAGAAAAGTGCATCTTAGAATGGTAGCACAGCAAACAAAACTAAATTTCCAGCCAGCTGATGAGATATTTTCGACTTTACCGGCATTACATACTGGTAAGTTTGATATGGAGGCAATGAGAGAGGCTGCTGCACATTGGGTGTTAATGCATGAGCATCCATTCACTATCTTGGAGGAAGAAGGTTTTAACATCATGATGAGACGGGGAATGCCAGAGTGCCAAAAGATCTCTCGGGGAATAGCAAAAAATGATTGCGTGACAGTCTATGAAGTTGAAAAGAACAAGTTGAAGCATGTGCAACAAGTGAGCATCACAACCGACCTTTGGAAATctaaaaatcagaaaatatagtATATGGTCATCACTGGACATTGGATTGACTCAAATTGGAAGCTTCAGAAGAGAATTCTCAATTTTGTTCACATACCACCACCTCGACGTGGGGTGGAGATTGCTGCTGCAATTTTTAAGTGCGTGAAGGAATGGGAAATTGATCACAAGATACATACTATATCAGTCGATAATGCCTCCAATAACGATGTTGCTATCCGACTTTTGAAGGATGACTTCTCTAGATCAAAAAAGCTGCTATGTGGAGGCAAACTTTTTCATGTTCGATGTTGTCCACACATCTTGAACCTTGTGGTTCAAGATGGCCTTTCCAAGATAGTGGACATCACCAACAATATTAGGGAAAGTGTGGAATTTGTCAATCGCTCCGAGGGAAGAGCTTTGCTGTTTGCTGAAATTGCCCAATAGCTCCGAATACCTGAAAAAAAATTGCTTTATGATTGTCGGACTAGATGGAATGCCACTTTCGAGATGCTGAATTGTGCCATCAAATTAGAGATGTTTTTCCCCGCTTTCAAGATAGAGAGCCACTTTATGATTTTTGCCCATCTCCTGATGATTGGGATAAAGTAGAAAAAGTTTGCTCTATCTTGGAGAAATTTTGGACAGCCACACATATTATGTCTGGGACTGATTATCCTACAAGCAACTTGTTCCTTCAAGAGGTggcaaaaattaagaaagttttaGATGCTCAAGTCAACAATGAAGACGACTTCATCCGGGCCATGGTAACAAAGATGAAATCCAAGTTTGATAAATATTGGGGTGACTGTAATTTGCTAATGGCAATTGCTGCCATTTTAGATCCGAGACAGAAAATGCGAGTTGTAGAGTTCGCATACCCTCAAATGTATCCTCCTTTCCAAGCTCAAGAGCATATTTCAAATGTTCGAAAAGTCCTATTTGATCTTTATGAGGAATATGTTGCTTTAATGGCAAGTATAGAAGGAAGAGCAATGGAATATTGTTCTTTAGAAGGGCGGCGAAAAAATGCACCAGCTTCTTCTTCTTAGGATGATTTCAATGTCTCTTGTGATGAAGTTGAGACTAACGAACCCCTTAAGTCGGAACTGGTTGATTATTTAGATAAGTCTCGCCAAAAGACTGGAGCAGAcctgaaagcatttgattgcttggAATGGTGGAAAATAAACCGAATTTCCTATCCAGTGTTGTCTCAAATGGCTTGTGATATCTTGGCCATTCCAGTAAGTACAGTGGCATCTGAGGCAACGTTTAGTGTCGGGACTCGAGTAATAGACTCCTATCGAGCTTCATTTCACCCAGAAACTGTTCAAGTATTGCTGTGTGCCGGAGACTGGTGTAGAAATCTCCATGGaatcaaaaagaaaatgaaggtAATATTCAGTATTTTAGTTTTCGAGACCACTATTTGTGCATAAGTTACtcaatttattattttctaaattatttctaacttttaatgttttgttttctttctctttcttctaaTATGCAGCAAGTTAAGATAATTAAAGAAGTTGAGTTGCCGAAAGTATGAAGATGTCTCTCAAACAGCCAGGTTTAGTAGTATGGTCcttatggaatcttgtagttcTTAATTGtttttttcttacttttgtCCTTTAAATTGATACAACTGCATTCTTGATAGGACTGCAATTTTTGAATCTTGGGTTGGCCTCTGATGCGTACTGGGATGCCAAGCAGACTAGCACCTTTCTTTTGTTAAACAAGTTGTGGTTGCACTTGTCCTTTCGAATCTTGATGCATACTGGAATCTTATGTGCTTGTCTTGCGGTGTTGTTCATTTTTTGATATCTTGATGGACTGATCAGTGGTAGTTCAAGCTGACTTgttacttttgtattttgtaatGCTCGAAACTTTTGACACTAATTTGGGATGTTAACTGATCAGTGGTGGTTCAAGTCTATTTCGATATCTTGTTAACTTTTATTTGTGAGGATGTTAACTGATATTATCTGTACTTTGAGATGAATTTGAAAAGGCAAACCTGTTTCATCATATACACTTGTTAGTCATGGTTTATATTCGAAGTCTGGAAATCTGGAATTCTGGTTTATATTGGAAAGGCAAACCTGTTAACATGAATCtggaatttgaaatttgagaaaataggaactcgagctcgagctcgatctcGAGTAGCTTAGGCTTGATATTTACTCGATTCCAAACGAGTTGAGCTCGAGTTTAGTTTTCATtttatcgagtcgagctcgagcttaaaTTTATATACTccttcgagctcgagctcgagttcgagt
This sequence is a window from Coffea eugenioides isolate CCC68of chromosome 7, Ceug_1.0, whole genome shotgun sequence. Protein-coding genes within it:
- the LOC113777296 gene encoding zinc finger BED domain-containing protein RICESLEEPER 1-like; the protein is MQSDTGPSTGGSRLAVVPQGLGGCSPPEISSIPQLSNVGSSSPILVDSPVFVSNNTTPNLEIHVTDQGTEKTPVENEGTQVNAMEKNVTEGEQDKGDDEFHIPKRSKTSQVWDDFEEIEENGTFYATCVHCRKKLSRGKSKQTSSMLRHRISCSARKVHLRMVAQQTKLNFQPADEIFSTLPALHTGKFDMEAMREAAAHWVLMHEHPFTILEEEGFNIMMRRGMPECQKISRGIAKNDCVTVYEVEKNKLKHVQQLQKRILNFVHIPPPRRGVEIAAAIFKCVKEWEIDHKIHTISVDNASNNDVAIRLLKDDFSRSKKLLCGGKLFHVRCCPHILNLVVQDGLSKIVDITNNIRESVEFVNRSEGRALLFAEIAQ